In Puniceicoccus vermicola, a single window of DNA contains:
- a CDS encoding alpha-L-rhamnosidase, whose translation MKTNPFVQAKWVAAPFFGSREEMSPPPWLRMSFELDAAPQSAHLAITALGLYDCEINGRGIGGRIFAPGWTDYRKRVQYQEYEVTSHLRQGGNAIGVILGDGWYAGHVGWFKRQVYGDRPQLLLELKITLADGSERVIASGPDWKVSEGPILESDLLMGESYDARREFTGWSEEDFDDSEWIAAVLSHAPGIEISPTLDSGVRRQERLIPISDKKLEGENQTSRLFDFGQNFSGRIRLKVKASAGTTLTIRHAEILNPDGSPYYENLRTARATDRYTCRGGEEEIWEPRFTFHGFRYAEVVGLQEGDALEIEGVVLHSDTPRTGVFACSNPLLNQLHQNIVWGQKSNFLEVPTDCPQRDERLGWTGDAQVFIRTACFNMNVREFFHKWMRDVSDAQSPEGAIPPVAPQPCAFIKDGDDGGPAWSDAAIICPWTIYLCYGDSQILADHYEMMKRYVDYLVTERSRNFIRNHPDLPGFTGFGDWLSLEGTDSNFGATPHDLIGTAFLAFDFDLMKRIATVLGKASDAAHFGEQHAKVVAAFRRRFVTEEGLIAASTQTAYVLALHFDLLPVEMRPAAAAELVRKVRQKHFHLGTGFVGTPYLLDVLEAGGHLDVAYKLLEQETFPSWLFPVKNGATTIWERWDGWTPEKGFQSTGMNSFNHYAYGAVGAWMVRSVAGLDLDPTAPGYQRIIFRPRPGGSLTWAEATLDTPQGKVGIRWELKEGNLSVDLTIPEGVETVFEAPDRFAPLAEPLGCGRRTFILHPKDS comes from the coding sequence ATGAAGACGAATCCTTTTGTTCAAGCGAAATGGGTGGCGGCTCCTTTCTTCGGTAGTCGGGAGGAGATGTCGCCCCCGCCTTGGCTCCGGATGAGCTTTGAGCTGGATGCGGCACCTCAATCGGCTCATTTGGCAATTACCGCGCTCGGACTGTACGATTGCGAAATCAATGGTCGAGGCATCGGTGGCCGGATATTTGCCCCCGGTTGGACGGACTACCGCAAACGCGTTCAGTATCAAGAATACGAGGTGACTTCTCATCTTCGGCAAGGTGGGAATGCGATTGGCGTGATCTTGGGGGATGGATGGTATGCCGGTCATGTCGGATGGTTTAAGCGTCAGGTTTACGGTGATCGTCCGCAGTTATTGCTTGAGCTGAAAATCACCTTGGCCGATGGATCAGAACGGGTGATCGCCAGCGGGCCGGACTGGAAGGTGAGCGAAGGGCCCATCCTTGAAAGCGACTTGCTGATGGGGGAAAGTTATGATGCGCGCCGAGAATTCACGGGTTGGTCGGAAGAGGACTTCGATGATTCCGAATGGATCGCTGCGGTGCTCAGCCACGCTCCCGGAATTGAAATTAGTCCCACCCTTGACTCCGGGGTGAGGCGGCAGGAGCGGTTGATTCCGATCTCGGATAAAAAACTGGAGGGTGAAAACCAAACCAGCCGACTTTTTGACTTTGGGCAGAATTTTTCCGGACGCATTAGACTTAAGGTCAAGGCGAGCGCGGGAACGACGCTGACGATCCGGCATGCGGAAATTCTCAATCCCGACGGTTCGCCTTACTACGAAAACCTGCGGACCGCCCGGGCGACCGATCGTTACACCTGTCGCGGGGGCGAGGAAGAAATCTGGGAGCCGCGCTTTACATTTCACGGGTTTCGCTACGCGGAAGTGGTTGGTTTACAGGAAGGGGATGCGTTGGAGATTGAAGGCGTCGTGCTTCACTCGGACACCCCCCGTACCGGCGTTTTTGCGTGCTCGAATCCGTTGCTCAATCAACTTCATCAGAATATTGTGTGGGGGCAGAAAAGCAATTTCCTGGAAGTTCCCACGGATTGCCCGCAGCGCGACGAGAGGTTGGGGTGGACTGGTGACGCGCAGGTGTTCATCCGGACCGCTTGTTTCAATATGAATGTTCGGGAGTTCTTTCATAAGTGGATGCGGGACGTGAGCGATGCGCAAAGTCCAGAGGGGGCGATCCCTCCAGTCGCTCCGCAGCCCTGCGCTTTTATCAAAGACGGGGATGATGGCGGGCCAGCATGGTCTGACGCGGCGATCATTTGTCCGTGGACGATTTATCTTTGCTACGGTGACAGCCAGATTCTGGCGGACCATTACGAGATGATGAAGCGTTACGTAGACTATCTGGTGACGGAACGCAGTAGAAATTTTATTCGCAACCATCCGGATCTGCCTGGGTTCACGGGGTTTGGAGACTGGCTCTCGCTGGAAGGGACCGATTCCAATTTTGGCGCGACGCCTCATGACCTCATCGGAACCGCTTTTCTTGCTTTTGACTTCGATCTCATGAAGCGCATTGCAACTGTCCTTGGAAAAGCCTCGGATGCCGCCCATTTCGGCGAGCAGCATGCGAAAGTAGTGGCCGCCTTTCGCCGCCGATTTGTAACCGAGGAGGGTCTGATCGCTGCCAGCACGCAGACCGCTTATGTGCTGGCACTTCATTTTGACCTGCTGCCTGTGGAGATGCGCCCGGCCGCGGCCGCCGAACTGGTGCGAAAGGTCCGGCAGAAACATTTCCATCTCGGAACGGGTTTTGTGGGAACGCCGTATTTGCTCGATGTCCTGGAAGCCGGCGGCCACCTGGACGTCGCGTACAAGTTGCTTGAGCAAGAGACGTTTCCGTCCTGGTTGTTTCCCGTGAAGAACGGAGCCACCACGATTTGGGAACGCTGGGATGGCTGGACCCCGGAAAAAGGATTCCAAAGCACCGGTATGAATTCTTTCAATCATTATGCCTATGGCGCGGTAGGCGCATGGATGGTGCGCAGCGTGGCAGGTTTGGACCTGGATCCAACGGCCCCCGGGTATCAGCGGATCATTTTTCGGCCGCGGCCGGGTGGCAGCTTGACCTGGGCCGAGGCGACACTGGATACCCCCCAGGGAAAGGTTGGCATTCGCTGGGAACTGAAGGAGGGAAATCTCTCGGTAGATCTGACGATCCCGGAAGGGGTAGAGACTGTTTTTGAAGCTCCTGATCGCTTTGCCCCTCTTGCTGAACCTCTTGGTTGCGGTCGACGGACATTTATTTTGCACCCCAAAGATTCTTGA